From the Paenibacillus sp. FSL H8-0548 genome, one window contains:
- the infC gene encoding translation initiation factor IF-3, which produces MVIMNEKIRASEVRLTGLRGEELGIVSRDEALAKARELKVDLVCTSLMSSPPPCKLVAKGQAKQQADQEKRGAKVKDQPSKVKELRLTPHIEEHDYDTKLRQSAKLLSSGNAVQLVVKIQGKEGPKAKELLERMLKDLADSGKKQSGIQVSGKQAAVQVLPI; this is translated from the coding sequence ATGGTCATTATGAATGAAAAGATACGAGCTTCAGAAGTGCGCCTAACAGGACTGCGCGGCGAGGAACTCGGCATTGTCTCGCGCGATGAAGCGCTGGCAAAGGCGCGGGAGCTGAAAGTGGATTTGGTCTGCACCTCGCTGATGAGCAGTCCGCCGCCGTGCAAGCTGGTTGCCAAAGGGCAGGCCAAGCAGCAGGCGGATCAAGAAAAACGCGGTGCGAAGGTAAAGGATCAGCCGAGCAAGGTGAAGGAGCTTCGCTTAACTCCGCATATTGAGGAGCATGACTATGATACGAAGCTGCGGCAATCCGCGAAGCTGCTCAGCTCTGGCAATGCGGTACAGCTTGTGGTGAAGATTCAAGGAAAGGAAGGGCCGAAGGCAAAGGAGCTGCTGGAGCGTATGCTGAAGGATTTGGCGGACAGCGGCAAGAAGCAGTCCGGTATTCAAGTCAGCGGAAAGCAAGCAGCAGTGCAGGTGCTGCCTATCTAG
- a CDS encoding ABC transporter ATP-binding protein: protein MLLRFFAYYKPYKKLFMLDFCCAVVLAILELCFPLGVSYVIDTLLPDENWGLIVTVCAILLIVYIINTLLSYVVTYWGHMLGINIETDMRKKLFDHVQKLSFRFFDNTKTGHLISRLTNDLFEIGEVAHHGPEDMFIAVMTLIGAFGIMAYINLELAILTFVIVPIIIWLVLLFNGKMTKAANRLFSDMADFNARVEDTVGGIRVVQAFSNESHEKKLFKVNNLRFREAKLISYKIIGLNSSITYMLMRLVSVFVLIAGTWFVIKGELKYGEFISFVLLTNIFFKPIEKINAVIESYPKGIAGFKRYVQLLETEPDVADKQNAVEVDRLIGNIEYRNVTFGYEGEAKVLENIDLTIRAGETIAFVGPSGAGKTTLCSLLPRFYEIDGGSITVDGYDTRDLKLVSLRKQIGIVQQDVFLFAGTIRENISYGKLGASEADIWQAARRAKLEEFIGAQPQGLDTVVGERGVKLSGGQKQRLAIARMFLKNPPILILDEATSALDTETEAAIQQSLAELSVGRTTLVIAHRLATIKNADRIVVVTEDGIAEQGRHEELVSAGGIYSRLHHAQFGNRETITVE from the coding sequence ATGCTTTTACGATTTTTTGCTTACTATAAGCCTTACAAAAAACTGTTTATGCTCGATTTTTGCTGTGCGGTAGTGCTTGCTATTCTTGAGCTTTGCTTCCCGCTGGGGGTCAGCTATGTCATAGACACATTGCTGCCGGACGAGAATTGGGGACTTATTGTTACAGTGTGCGCGATACTGTTAATTGTTTATATCATTAATACTTTATTGTCGTATGTAGTTACCTACTGGGGGCATATGCTCGGCATTAATATTGAGACGGACATGAGGAAGAAGCTGTTTGATCATGTGCAAAAGCTTTCGTTCCGTTTCTTCGATAATACGAAGACGGGCCATCTGATCTCGCGGCTTACGAATGATTTGTTCGAAATCGGAGAGGTCGCCCACCATGGACCGGAGGATATGTTTATTGCGGTAATGACGCTCATTGGGGCCTTCGGCATTATGGCCTATATTAATTTGGAATTAGCTATTTTAACGTTTGTTATCGTTCCTATTATTATTTGGCTCGTGCTGTTGTTCAATGGCAAAATGACCAAAGCAGCGAATCGGTTGTTCTCGGATATGGCTGATTTTAATGCACGCGTGGAGGATACGGTCGGTGGTATTCGTGTCGTACAGGCCTTCTCGAACGAAAGCCATGAGAAAAAGCTGTTCAAGGTCAACAATCTGCGCTTCCGGGAAGCGAAGCTGATTTCCTACAAAATTATCGGCTTGAACTCGTCTATTACGTACATGCTGATGAGGCTCGTATCTGTGTTTGTGTTGATTGCAGGCACATGGTTTGTTATTAAGGGAGAGCTTAAGTATGGTGAATTTATTAGCTTTGTGCTGCTAACGAACATCTTTTTTAAACCAATTGAAAAAATTAATGCGGTCATTGAAAGCTATCCGAAGGGAATTGCCGGCTTTAAGCGTTATGTGCAGTTGCTGGAAACGGAGCCTGATGTGGCAGACAAGCAGAATGCGGTCGAGGTGGATCGCTTAATCGGAAATATCGAGTACCGGAATGTTACGTTTGGTTATGAAGGAGAAGCGAAGGTGCTTGAAAATATTGATCTCACGATTCGTGCAGGCGAGACGATCGCTTTCGTAGGCCCTTCCGGCGCTGGCAAAACAACGCTTTGCAGCCTGCTGCCGCGCTTCTACGAAATCGATGGCGGTAGCATTACGGTTGATGGTTATGACACACGTGATCTGAAGCTGGTATCGCTGCGGAAGCAGATTGGCATCGTACAGCAGGATGTATTTCTATTCGCGGGGACGATTCGTGAAAATATTAGCTACGGCAAGCTCGGCGCATCAGAGGCGGATATTTGGCAAGCCGCTCGCAGAGCGAAGCTTGAGGAGTTCATAGGTGCCCAGCCGCAAGGGCTGGATACCGTTGTTGGTGAACGCGGCGTGAAGCTGTCCGGCGGACAGAAGCAGCGCCTTGCCATTGCGCGGATGTTCCTCAAAAATCCGCCGATCCTTATTCTCGATGAAGCGACATCAGCGCTTGATACGGAAACGGAAGCAGCGATTCAGCAATCGCTTGCTGAGCTTTCGGTAGGCAGGACGACGCTAGTGATCGCGCATCGTCTGGCAACGATCAAGAACGCGGATCGGATCGTTGTCGTAACCGAGGACGGCATTGCCGAGCAGGGCCGTCATGAAGAGCTCGTATCCGCAGGCGGCATCTACAGTCGTTTGCACCATGCGCAGTTTGGAAACAGAGAAACGATTACAGTTGAATAA
- a CDS encoding twin-arginine translocase TatA/TatE family subunit, which produces MLNNIGVSGLVIILIIALIVFGPAKLPLLGRAFGDTLREFRSSTRGIIDDEPSSAAPLANKDDMREQA; this is translated from the coding sequence ATGTTAAACAACATTGGTGTTTCAGGGCTAGTCATTATTTTGATTATCGCGCTCATCGTGTTTGGGCCAGCTAAGCTTCCTCTGCTCGGCCGGGCATTCGGTGATACACTGCGTGAATTCCGCAGCTCCACGCGCGGCATTATAGATGATGAGCCTAGTAGCGCAGCTCCATTAGCAAATAAAGATGACATGAGAGAGCAAGCGTAA
- a CDS encoding cytochrome c yields the protein MLKNKGLLWIAIMALTIGLAACGGNKTNDKKPPAENNGGTTVNTAAAETVYANNCVSCHAVDLSGGVGPDLKAVGAAMSVDQIKKQIENGGNGMPAYKGQLSDAEIAALSSWLAEKKS from the coding sequence ATGCTCAAAAACAAAGGATTATTATGGATTGCCATCATGGCATTAACGATAGGCTTGGCGGCCTGCGGCGGCAACAAAACAAACGATAAGAAGCCTCCTGCCGAAAATAATGGTGGAACTACGGTTAATACAGCAGCAGCGGAGACCGTGTATGCCAATAACTGCGTGAGCTGTCACGCGGTGGATCTTTCCGGCGGCGTTGGGCCTGATTTGAAAGCGGTGGGCGCTGCTATGTCTGTGGATCAGATTAAAAAACAGATTGAAAATGGCGGCAACGGCATGCCAGCTTACAAAGGACAGCTTAGTGATGCGGAAATTGCTGCACTCTCCTCTTGGTTAGCTGAGAAAAAATCGTAA
- the fdhD gene encoding formate dehydrogenase accessory sulfurtransferase FdhD, producing MELSNTTQWRILKYAGSMPLELEDEIAAEFPLTLKLDGEEFATLVCSPSNLQELIIGFLASEGVIRAAGQLRSLNIHEDTGMAYIELEHKHTLSHDHYAKRFIGSCCGKSRQFYFHNDMLTAKTIMTRTRITPEQCIRFMRELQESSPEFRSTGGVHNAAIGTPEELLAIRTDIGRHNALDKLFGYCLLRRLRTSDKVIAFSGRLSSEAVLKAAKIGCGIMLSKSAPTDLALRLAEDLGITCVGFIRGGEMNVYTHHERIDFGK from the coding sequence ATGGAGCTTTCCAATACGACACAATGGCGCATTCTCAAATACGCCGGCAGTATGCCCCTGGAGCTGGAGGATGAGATTGCTGCGGAATTTCCGTTAACTCTAAAGCTAGACGGCGAAGAATTTGCTACCTTGGTATGCTCGCCATCGAACCTGCAGGAGCTTATCATTGGGTTCCTCGCTTCCGAGGGCGTCATACGTGCGGCAGGGCAGTTAAGGTCGTTAAATATTCATGAGGATACCGGCATGGCCTACATAGAGCTTGAGCATAAGCACACGCTTAGCCATGATCACTATGCCAAACGGTTTATTGGCTCTTGCTGCGGCAAGAGTCGGCAGTTTTATTTTCACAACGATATGCTGACTGCCAAAACGATCATGACACGTACGCGTATAACGCCAGAGCAATGTATTCGCTTCATGCGTGAGCTGCAGGAGAGCTCTCCTGAGTTTCGCAGCACAGGCGGCGTTCATAATGCAGCGATTGGAACGCCTGAGGAGCTGCTTGCGATAAGGACGGATATTGGGCGGCACAATGCGCTGGATAAGCTATTTGGCTACTGCCTGCTGCGCCGGCTTCGCACCTCAGATAAAGTCATCGCCTTCAGCGGCAGACTCTCCTCGGAAGCGGTGCTGAAGGCTGCCAAGATCGGCTGCGGAATTATGCTCAGCAAGTCAGCGCCAACGGATCTCGCCCTGCGCTTGGCGGAGGATCTAGGCATTACCTGTGTTGGTTTTATACGAGGCGGGGAGATGAATGTGTATACGCATCATGAACGGATTGATTTTGGGAAATGA
- a CDS encoding DUF3137 domain-containing protein, giving the protein MLPTYEQAMTNVSLPYDELNHIKAETNQKLLRAAALFLICTIILMVTFLNVEYSLLTIFIIGLWLVSLWYTFRVFRKGRAVYNAELKQATIGAFADNMLKYAKLPYETDEYEKYCNYVHNARISDEWIDASELFVFGNRHITGEDYFEGKYGLTEFHMSELKITIENRFSDADGYTTNQKDLAFKGVLFIADFKREFSGLTVIETNFLKSTSTAGRFFGKMLQKAASTTSKRAKAIELEHAEFNQYFTVRTDNEAEAHSILSPSLMAQMLDFCKRYSSPMMISFHHSSMFVAVWSQKNFIDSGIKKKHGEYDLRNVYDEMAVFFHIIEDLDLNDRIRKQK; this is encoded by the coding sequence ATGCTTCCCACTTATGAACAAGCAATGACTAATGTCAGCCTACCATATGATGAACTGAATCATATCAAAGCAGAAACGAATCAAAAGCTGCTTAGGGCGGCTGCTTTATTTCTAATTTGTACGATTATTTTGATGGTTACATTTCTAAATGTGGAATACTCTCTTCTAACGATTTTTATTATTGGTTTATGGCTCGTTTCCTTGTGGTATACATTTAGAGTTTTTCGTAAAGGGAGAGCCGTCTACAATGCGGAGCTAAAGCAAGCAACAATTGGAGCCTTTGCAGACAATATGCTTAAGTATGCCAAGCTGCCCTACGAAACAGATGAGTATGAAAAATATTGTAATTATGTACATAATGCTCGAATTAGCGATGAATGGATTGATGCGAGCGAGCTGTTCGTGTTCGGAAACAGACATATTACCGGTGAGGATTATTTTGAAGGAAAATATGGCTTAACCGAATTCCATATGTCTGAATTGAAAATCACGATAGAGAATCGTTTCTCTGATGCAGATGGTTATACTACAAACCAAAAAGATCTTGCTTTTAAAGGAGTATTATTCATAGCTGATTTCAAAAGGGAGTTTTCTGGCCTAACAGTAATAGAGACAAACTTTTTGAAGTCTACTAGCACTGCGGGTCGGTTTTTTGGTAAAATGCTGCAAAAAGCTGCTTCGACAACCAGCAAGAGGGCAAAGGCGATTGAGCTTGAACATGCTGAATTTAATCAGTATTTTACTGTTCGTACAGATAACGAAGCTGAAGCACACAGTATTCTAAGCCCATCATTAATGGCTCAGATGCTTGATTTCTGTAAAAGATATTCAAGCCCGATGATGATCTCATTCCATCATTCTTCTATGTTTGTTGCTGTATGGTCGCAAAAAAACTTTATTGATAGTGGCATTAAGAAGAAGCATGGCGAGTATGATCTGAGAAATGTTTACGATGAGATGGCTGTTTTCTTCCATATCATCGAGGATCTTGATTTGAATGATAGAATTCGGAAACAGAAATAA
- a CDS encoding metallophosphoesterase: protein MRRTIVISDIHGYYQTFVALLNMVQYNAIHDRLVLLGDYVDGGPSSLKVVQYVRGLAKLNGVSAIGGNHDDMFLNWLDDKDYILSPYTSARNGGMQTIRSFCPWYEDESDDVKARSFIKQKYATDIHFLRNLKYFIEDQHHIYVHAGIDPQLSHWRHTSTKDYRWIRGKFHAHDGILPIFKKIVFGHEVTARLHHSKQFDPWFGKQMIGIDGGIKFGYQLNALIISEQQEYTYVSIESKD, encoded by the coding sequence ATGAGGAGAACCATCGTTATTTCAGACATTCATGGCTATTATCAGACTTTCGTTGCGTTACTCAATATGGTTCAGTACAACGCTATTCATGATCGGCTTGTTTTGCTTGGCGACTATGTAGATGGCGGGCCTTCGTCTCTTAAAGTTGTGCAGTATGTGAGAGGATTGGCTAAATTAAATGGGGTAAGTGCAATTGGCGGTAACCATGACGATATGTTTTTAAATTGGCTGGATGATAAAGATTATATCCTTTCTCCCTATACGTCAGCCCGTAATGGAGGCATGCAAACCATTCGTTCGTTCTGTCCTTGGTATGAGGATGAGTCGGATGATGTGAAGGCACGAAGTTTTATTAAGCAGAAGTACGCAACTGACATACATTTTCTTCGCAATTTAAAATATTTCATAGAAGATCAACACCATATTTATGTACATGCTGGTATTGATCCGCAATTATCACATTGGCGCCATACTTCTACCAAGGATTATCGCTGGATAAGGGGGAAATTCCATGCTCATGATGGGATATTGCCTATCTTTAAAAAGATTGTATTCGGACATGAGGTAACCGCTAGGCTGCATCATTCGAAACAATTTGATCCTTGGTTTGGGAAACAAATGATCGGTATCGATGGCGGTATCAAGTTCGGGTACCAGCTAAATGCTTTAATCATTAGCGAGCAACAGGAATATACGTATGTGAGTATAGAGAGTAAGGATTGA
- a CDS encoding twin-arginine translocase subunit TatC produces the protein MFLVGVAFEMPLIILFPTKIGLLTPERLNGSRKYAYVGLAAVPNPT, from the coding sequence TTGTTTCTTGTCGGCGTCGCCTTCGAAATGCCGCTGATCATCCTGTTTCCTACAAAAATAGGACTGCTAACTCCTGAGCGATTGAACGGCTCACGTAAATACGCTTATGTCGGTCTGGCCGCCGTTCCAAACCCAACTTGA
- a CDS encoding helix-turn-helix domain-containing protein: MTILHLTVPPLPHYIIGGYAVAPTGRKHPSRRNIEVFDLLVVTSGCLYLGEEAQEYEVSAGHSLILRPDAYHYATRACQEQTGYYWIHFQTLGKWGLSDQSLSAEPAEPKDENIFASNKYTTQTFTKQLPQFAKLLQPSKMDNLLRQLVQLNMNDHIPSVKWKQQLVFQEVIEHLSASMETAGPSPSALCAEQAASYLREHYQEDITAQELGESINFHPVYIARCMQKEFGCAPFDYLMRFRIERAKLLLLQTDLPIARIGEEVGFNHAAYFTSCFAKYEGISPRKYRQRFSHG; the protein is encoded by the coding sequence ATGACCATCCTTCATCTGACCGTTCCACCGCTGCCCCACTATATAATCGGAGGTTATGCGGTAGCCCCGACCGGACGCAAGCATCCGAGCAGGCGCAACATTGAAGTGTTCGATCTGCTTGTAGTCACCAGCGGCTGTTTATACCTTGGCGAGGAAGCACAGGAATACGAAGTGAGCGCAGGGCACTCACTTATTTTAAGACCGGATGCTTATCATTATGCTACGCGTGCCTGCCAAGAACAAACAGGCTATTATTGGATTCATTTTCAGACGCTGGGAAAGTGGGGCTTGTCCGATCAATCCCTTTCAGCTGAGCCCGCTGAGCCGAAAGACGAGAACATATTTGCGTCCAACAAGTACACTACACAAACCTTCACGAAGCAGCTGCCTCAATTCGCCAAGCTGCTGCAGCCCTCGAAGATGGATAATCTTCTACGCCAGCTTGTCCAGCTTAATATGAACGATCATATCCCTAGCGTAAAATGGAAGCAGCAGCTTGTGTTTCAAGAGGTTATCGAGCATCTATCGGCCTCCATGGAGACAGCGGGTCCCTCACCCTCCGCCCTTTGCGCAGAGCAGGCCGCCTCCTATTTGCGTGAGCATTACCAGGAGGATATAACCGCGCAGGAGCTTGGGGAGAGCATCAACTTTCATCCTGTCTATATTGCCAGATGCATGCAGAAGGAGTTTGGCTGTGCGCCCTTCGATTATTTAATGCGATTCCGCATCGAGCGGGCAAAGCTTCTGCTGCTGCAGACTGACCTGCCCATCGCTCGGATTGGTGAAGAGGTGGGCTTTAACCACGCCGCCTACTTCACCTCCTGCTTCGCCAAATACGAGGGCATATCGCCGCGCAAATACCGACAGCGCTTCTCTCATGGGTAA
- a CDS encoding MATE family efflux transporter — MALSHKKLSLWMLAWPIFIELFLQFLLGAADTLMVSRISDDAVAVVGFSNQLFQALTTLFITVASGAGILIAQKIGSRNNEDARTIAIMAVNVSGIIGLGLSVLLFLIPGEIASMLQLPEQLIPMAKTYISIVGGGMVLIALMSALSTAIRNTGNTKGPMYTAIGMNVVHVFFNYAFIFGAFGFPKWGLMGVAISTVLCRLLATIVLFIMFLSSFERTISLRDLNVFNRKLFGDIVRIGWPLGVNMSCWVFTQLLIFTFLAMLGSNELAARTYMNTLESFCFMLGYSIALAVQIQIAHLFGAGRLREAYGLAFRAMWIGLAIVTVNAFIIFMFGKQLLGIFTDNKEIITLGVSLLGMNLLLQPGKMVNMALGNSLNAVGDTRFTMWTSVFSMWLVATGLAYFVGIELGWGLIGIYACMILDEYIRGTLSLIRWRGKKFLRKAERHEADAKAIAADGTGGAMHKASVLDA; from the coding sequence ATGGCTTTATCACACAAAAAATTATCGCTCTGGATGTTGGCATGGCCTATATTTATTGAGCTGTTTTTACAGTTTTTGCTTGGCGCGGCGGACACATTAATGGTAAGCCGAATTTCAGATGACGCGGTTGCGGTTGTTGGCTTCTCCAATCAGCTGTTTCAAGCTTTAACCACGTTGTTTATTACGGTTGCGAGCGGAGCGGGTATTCTCATTGCCCAAAAAATCGGCTCGCGAAACAACGAGGATGCACGTACGATTGCGATTATGGCGGTAAATGTGAGTGGGATTATCGGCCTTGGTCTGAGTGTACTGCTATTTCTAATTCCAGGAGAAATTGCTTCGATGCTTCAGCTTCCAGAGCAGTTGATCCCTATGGCGAAAACCTATATATCTATTGTCGGCGGCGGTATGGTGCTCATTGCGTTAATGTCTGCACTGAGTACGGCCATTCGCAATACAGGCAATACGAAGGGTCCGATGTATACGGCGATTGGCATGAATGTGGTGCATGTGTTTTTTAACTATGCTTTTATTTTCGGGGCGTTCGGTTTTCCAAAATGGGGCTTGATGGGCGTTGCCATCTCCACGGTGCTATGCCGCTTGCTCGCAACTATCGTGCTGTTCATTATGTTCCTCAGCTCCTTCGAGCGCACGATTAGCTTGCGTGATCTTAATGTGTTTAATCGCAAGCTGTTCGGCGATATTGTTCGCATTGGATGGCCGCTCGGCGTCAATATGTCCTGCTGGGTATTTACACAGCTGCTTATCTTTACGTTTCTCGCCATGCTCGGCTCGAATGAGCTGGCCGCGCGAACCTATATGAATACGCTCGAATCATTCTGCTTCATGCTGGGCTACTCCATTGCGCTGGCGGTGCAAATTCAAATTGCGCATTTGTTCGGAGCGGGCAGGCTGAGGGAGGCATATGGTCTTGCCTTTCGAGCGATGTGGATCGGTCTTGCTATCGTAACCGTTAATGCGTTTATTATCTTTATGTTCGGGAAGCAGCTGCTCGGCATATTTACAGACAATAAGGAAATTATTACGCTTGGTGTATCGCTTCTAGGTATGAACCTGCTGCTGCAGCCGGGCAAAATGGTCAACATGGCGCTTGGTAATTCGCTTAATGCCGTGGGAGATACACGGTTTACGATGTGGACGTCTGTGTTCTCTATGTGGCTGGTGGCGACGGGGCTCGCTTATTTTGTCGGTATCGAGCTCGGTTGGGGCTTAATCGGCATTTATGCCTGCATGATCTTGGATGAATACATTCGAGGAACACTGTCGCTGATTCGTTGGAGAGGCAAGAAATTTCTGCGCAAAGCAGAACGTCATGAAGCCGATGCCAAGGCGATAGCAGCGGACGGTACAGGTGGAGCGATGCATAAAGCGTCTGTCCTTGATGCGTAA
- a CDS encoding FdhF/YdeP family oxidoreductase: MKKTMHTGPIKLPRRPDPKLWVSKAPFGLGRIKPHHIRDTLKVAWDNRDNLPYAYRILTQGVCDGCALGVSGLYDQTLDGPHLCTTRLNVLRLNTMPAIKETVLHSDIDELRRLDSTQLRKLGRLPYPLIRSKGERSFRRISWEDALDRIAEKARAIDPKQLAFYLTARGITNESYYVAAKAARLIGTNNIDNASRICHSPSKTAMKRSIGVGASTCNYKDWIGTDVLVFWGSVAANNQPVSTKYMYAAKRKGTKIIVINPYREPAMEGYWIPSIPESALFGTKLADDFYQVNIGGDIALMHGVMKSWFEMEEQEPGSAIDHAFVHAHTNGYEQLKEHIQKQEWGLLEKSSGLTRERMSELASVLAAASTGVFVWSMGLTQHRFGTDNISQVANLALLRGFLGREHCGLMPIRGHSGVQGSGEMGADPFSLPGGEFKGEDIRRIEDLWGFELPAWQGDIVGVSLENAVLPEQHERKLKLFYTSGGNFVETMPDPDFVRSCLEAVDMRVHQDIVLNSSTLLDAAEEVIVLPAMTRYEQPGGGTSTSTERMVYYSPTIAGPRMEEARAEWQIYADLAARIRPELKAAIKFKDADEVRREIALASPNYVGIELLHNQGDVFQWGGAWLCEGGFCPTIDGRGSLLPIELPELRKPEGHFYATTRRGKQFNSMIYGEKDAFNAAGRYDVLMNEADLSELSVQEGDAIVVYNRSGSFHGRAKREDIARGNIELYWPEGNSLFPRGVYEPLAGIPEYNASVIVERADTYHAFKDTKYVEKRIVELEIEPPA, encoded by the coding sequence ATGAAGAAAACTATGCACACAGGCCCCATAAAGCTGCCGCGACGCCCCGATCCGAAGCTGTGGGTGAGCAAAGCGCCCTTCGGGCTTGGACGCATCAAGCCGCATCATATTCGCGATACGCTTAAGGTTGCATGGGACAACCGAGACAATTTGCCGTACGCCTATCGGATTCTAACGCAAGGGGTATGCGATGGCTGTGCGCTTGGCGTATCCGGCTTATACGATCAAACGCTGGACGGCCCACATCTTTGCACCACAAGGCTTAATGTTCTGCGTTTGAATACGATGCCTGCAATTAAGGAGACTGTGCTTCACTCTGATATTGATGAGCTTCGGAGGCTCGATAGTACGCAATTAAGGAAGCTGGGCAGACTGCCGTACCCTTTAATTCGGAGCAAAGGAGAGCGCAGCTTTCGAAGAATTTCGTGGGAAGATGCGCTGGATCGTATCGCAGAGAAAGCGCGGGCGATTGATCCGAAGCAGCTTGCTTTCTATTTAACAGCACGAGGCATAACGAATGAATCGTATTATGTGGCTGCGAAGGCAGCAAGGCTCATTGGCACCAATAATATTGATAATGCTTCGCGGATTTGCCATTCGCCATCCAAAACAGCGATGAAGCGCTCTATTGGCGTAGGCGCCTCTACATGCAATTACAAGGATTGGATCGGCACGGATGTACTCGTATTCTGGGGCAGCGTGGCGGCGAACAATCAGCCGGTTTCAACCAAGTATATGTACGCAGCCAAACGCAAGGGTACAAAAATTATCGTCATTAATCCTTATCGCGAGCCAGCGATGGAGGGCTACTGGATTCCGTCTATTCCGGAATCGGCGCTCTTCGGCACGAAGCTTGCCGATGATTTCTATCAGGTGAATATTGGCGGGGACATTGCGCTTATGCACGGCGTTATGAAGAGCTGGTTCGAGATGGAGGAGCAGGAGCCGGGCTCTGCGATCGATCATGCTTTTGTTCATGCGCATACGAATGGATATGAGCAGCTGAAGGAGCATATCCAGAAGCAGGAGTGGGGACTGCTGGAGAAGTCATCCGGTCTGACAAGAGAGCGGATGAGCGAGCTCGCTTCCGTGCTTGCGGCAGCGAGTACTGGCGTGTTCGTCTGGAGTATGGGACTGACGCAGCATCGCTTTGGTACGGACAATATTTCTCAGGTGGCCAATCTTGCGCTGCTGCGAGGCTTCCTCGGTCGCGAGCATTGCGGCTTGATGCCGATTCGCGGTCATAGCGGGGTTCAGGGCTCAGGCGAAATGGGTGCAGACCCGTTCAGTCTGCCTGGCGGGGAGTTCAAAGGTGAGGATATCCGCCGTATTGAGGATCTTTGGGGCTTTGAGCTGCCGGCTTGGCAGGGGGATATTGTCGGCGTGTCTTTGGAGAATGCCGTGCTGCCTGAGCAGCACGAAAGAAAGCTGAAGCTGTTCTATACATCGGGCGGTAATTTTGTCGAGACGATGCCAGACCCTGATTTTGTGAGGAGCTGCTTAGAGGCTGTTGATATGAGGGTTCATCAGGACATTGTGCTGAACAGCTCCACTTTGCTCGATGCTGCGGAAGAGGTAATCGTTCTTCCTGCTATGACAAGGTATGAGCAGCCAGGAGGCGGGACCTCGACCTCGACGGAGCGAATGGTTTATTATTCGCCAACGATTGCCGGTCCGCGAATGGAGGAGGCGCGTGCGGAGTGGCAGATCTACGCGGATTTGGCTGCTCGCATTCGTCCTGAGCTTAAGGCAGCCATTAAGTTTAAGGATGCTGATGAGGTTAGGCGGGAGATTGCATTAGCCTCTCCAAATTACGTAGGGATTGAGCTGCTGCATAACCAAGGCGACGTCTTTCAGTGGGGAGGGGCGTGGCTATGTGAAGGCGGCTTCTGTCCGACCATTGATGGCCGTGGCAGCCTGCTCCCTATTGAGCTTCCGGAGCTGCGCAAGCCCGAAGGTCATTTCTATGCGACAACTCGTCGAGGCAAGCAGTTCAACTCGATGATTTATGGGGAGAAGGATGCTTTCAACGCTGCAGGCCGATATGACGTTTTGATGAATGAAGCTGACCTATCCGAGCTATCGGTTCAGGAGGGTGACGCGATTGTGGTATATAACCGCAGCGGCAGCTTCCATGGCAGAGCGAAGCGGGAGGATATTGCGAGGGGGAATATCGAGCTGTATTGGCCGGAGGGCAACAGCTTATTCCCAAGAGGCGTATACGAGCCGCTTGCGGGCATACCTGAGTACAATGCATCGGTGATCGTGGAGCGGGCCGACACTTACCATGCTTTTAAAGATACAAAATATGTGGAGAAGCGTATTGTAGAGCTGGAAATTGAGCCGCCGGCATGA